A stretch of uncultured Methanobrevibacter sp. DNA encodes these proteins:
- a CDS encoding MFS transporter produces MTEKTLDTRTRNLILILFLIGVFMGSLDTGIIGPVLPSIEQSFNLTSRESSWIFTLFVIFFMIGSPVMAKFSDFYGRKKIFILDVILFGIGSCLIAFSANIDSIFLGRIIQGFGCGGIFPVGGAFIGDAFPLEERGKALGILGSVFGISAIGGPLVGAALIPYGWNWCFTINIPISIFIILFALYILPDAENKRKLKIDYPGILILSLLSIFLAYGLNQIDSSNFISSLLSSKVLPFLLIFIILIPIFFRVEKKAEESIVAIHMLKNKEIRIACVETLAYGIIYSSAIFIPSLVILSMGLNDQLASLMLIPILGANAVAAPILGKILDSTGSRKIMMVGTILLTIGLIAIAIYPNNFLLFIIAGCLVGVGLVTIIGAPLRYIVLSEAKPTERGAGQAIVNMLSSAGQLIGGALIGGIIASFAGIMGYKISLILASAVAFIAFLFTLKLKSRDEQIETMKSNQ; encoded by the coding sequence ATGACAGAAAAAACTTTAGATACAAGAACACGGAATTTGATACTAATCCTATTTTTAATAGGAGTATTCATGGGCTCATTGGATACTGGAATCATAGGGCCAGTCCTGCCATCCATCGAGCAAAGCTTTAACCTGACCAGCAGAGAATCAAGCTGGATATTTACCTTATTCGTCATTTTTTTCATGATTGGTTCACCTGTAATGGCCAAGTTTTCAGACTTCTATGGACGAAAAAAGATTTTCATTTTGGACGTGATTCTTTTTGGAATCGGATCATGCCTAATTGCATTTTCAGCAAATATCGATTCAATATTTTTAGGAAGAATAATACAGGGATTTGGCTGTGGCGGAATTTTTCCTGTAGGAGGAGCATTTATCGGAGATGCATTCCCATTGGAAGAGCGAGGAAAAGCATTGGGGATTTTAGGAAGTGTATTTGGAATTTCAGCAATCGGAGGACCATTGGTTGGAGCGGCATTAATACCCTATGGCTGGAATTGGTGTTTCACTATCAATATTCCAATCAGCATTTTCATAATACTATTTGCACTGTATATTCTGCCGGATGCTGAAAACAAAAGAAAACTAAAAATAGATTATCCTGGAATCCTAATTCTAAGCTTGCTTTCAATATTTTTAGCATATGGTCTTAACCAAATTGATTCAAGTAACTTCATCAGCAGCTTATTGTCTTCAAAGGTTCTTCCGTTCTTGTTGATATTCATAATATTGATTCCAATATTTTTCAGGGTGGAAAAAAAAGCAGAAGAATCCATTGTAGCAATACACATGTTAAAGAACAAGGAGATTAGAATTGCATGTGTAGAAACTTTAGCCTATGGTATAATCTATTCATCAGCAATATTCATCCCATCGCTTGTTATTCTTTCAATGGGGCTGAACGACCAGTTAGCAAGTTTGATGCTTATTCCTATTTTAGGTGCAAATGCCGTTGCAGCACCTATTCTCGGAAAGATTCTGGATTCCACAGGTTCACGTAAGATAATGATGGTTGGAACAATATTACTGACCATTGGCCTAATAGCAATTGCAATATATCCGAATAACTTCCTGCTATTCATCATTGCAGGCTGTCTGGTAGGGGTGGGTTTGGTAACAATAATTGGAGCTCCTTTGAGATATATCGTTTTAAGTGAGGCTAAGCCTACCGAAAGAGGTGCTGGTCAGGCCATTGTCAATATGCTGTCAAGTGCAGGACAGTTAATAGGTGGTGCTCTAATCGGTGGAATTATAGCATCATTTGCAGGAATTATGGGGTATAAAATAAGTTTGATTTTAGCCAGTGCAGTGGCATTCATCGCTTTTCTGTTCACTTTAAAACTAAAAAGTCGTGACGAACAGATTGAAACTATGAAATCAAATCAATAA
- a CDS encoding pyridoxamine kinase has protein sequence MKILTIQDISCYGQCSITVALPVVSAFGIETAVLPSAVLSTHTSGFTGYTVRDLTEDLPEIRKHWESEGIYFDAIYTGFIASMEQLDYIKEIIDSRLKPDGCVFVDPAMADHGEFYNGFDQEFADKMGELCKLGDYILPNTTEACYILHKPWKGEFTKDEMLEMANELSAFTKRYVILKGDTHKENQLGMVVLDKEESTCEFVYNDRVDYVSHGTGDVFASSFVGSVMVGKSPTSAAKVAGEFTKKAIEKTVGDETHTYGVKFEQAIPELYDLLNQVE, from the coding sequence ATGAAAATTTTAACAATTCAAGATATCTCATGTTACGGTCAATGCTCAATAACAGTTGCACTGCCTGTTGTTTCTGCTTTTGGAATAGAAACTGCAGTTCTTCCTTCTGCTGTTTTATCAACACATACATCAGGTTTCACCGGTTACACTGTTAGGGACTTGACAGAAGATCTTCCAGAAATTAGAAAACATTGGGAAAGTGAAGGAATATATTTTGATGCTATTTACACTGGTTTTATCGCATCAATGGAACAGTTGGATTATATAAAGGAAATAATTGATTCCAGATTAAAGCCTGACGGATGCGTATTTGTCGACCCGGCTATGGCTGACCATGGTGAATTCTATAATGGTTTTGACCAGGAATTTGCAGACAAAATGGGGGAACTTTGTAAATTAGGAGATTATATTCTTCCAAACACAACTGAAGCTTGTTATATTTTACATAAACCTTGGAAAGGGGAATTTACAAAAGATGAAATGTTGGAAATGGCAAATGAACTTTCAGCATTTACCAAAAGATATGTTATCCTGAAAGGTGATACACACAAGGAAAATCAGCTTGGAATGGTTGTTTTGGATAAGGAGGAATCAACCTGTGAATTCGTATACAATGACAGGGTAGATTATGTCAGTCATGGTACAGGTGATGTATTTGCTTCATCGTTTGTGGGATCTGTCATGGTCGGAAAATCACCTACTTCAGCAGCTAAAGTCGCAGGTGAATTTACTAAAAAAGCGATTGAAAAGACTGTAGGTGATGAAACTCATACTTATGGAGTTAAATTTGAACAGGCGATTCCTGAACTATATGACCTATTAAATCAAGTTGAATAG
- a CDS encoding TetR/AcrR family transcriptional regulator, which translates to MAENIDETSLKIMKATLVVLQREGSKATTKKIAAESGFNELTIFRKFKNKNNLINATKEYYLKLLMDKLEDAFDYGEDEDIEEFLRITFFGILNLEESDFDILRLAMEEVRESSDNKSIMLEVALFIIEKLEGFFKIQIEKGIVKDMDIRSIAVMCFNSIFQSVLLWKIYSIDVGFDTNHYVDNLLNMLLEGIGVQK; encoded by the coding sequence ATGGCAGAAAATATCGATGAAACTTCATTAAAAATCATGAAAGCTACATTGGTGGTTCTTCAAAGGGAAGGATCAAAAGCAACAACTAAAAAAATAGCTGCTGAATCCGGATTTAATGAATTGACAATTTTCAGGAAATTTAAAAACAAAAATAATTTAATCAATGCTACAAAGGAGTATTATCTTAAATTATTGATGGATAAACTGGAAGATGCATTTGATTATGGTGAAGATGAGGACATAGAGGAATTTCTCAGAATCACATTTTTCGGCATATTGAATCTTGAAGAAAGTGATTTCGATATACTTAGACTTGCTATGGAAGAAGTAAGAGAGTCTTCAGACAATAAATCCATCATGCTTGAAGTTGCACTATTCATAATCGAAAAGCTGGAAGGATTCTTTAAGATACAAATAGAAAAGGGAATCGTGAAGGATATGGATATCAGGTCAATAGCCGTAATGTGCTTCAATTCAATTTTCCAGTCAGTCCTATTGTGGAAAATATATTCTATTGATGTTGGTTTTGATACAAATCATTATGTGGACAATTTATTGAACATGCTTTTAGAAGGAATTGGTGTTCAAAAATAG
- a CDS encoding alpha/beta fold hydrolase — protein MKLNYVVEGKGEPLIFLHGLSDDLRYWEVLTSTLRKKYQVIRIDLRGHGESELGDDEITIDTYADDLKNLLDDLKIDAGNLIGFSLGGVVAMDFAIRYTNYVSSIVLMSTFAKCDENITTTLNQFKRELDRGYDEFYDFMIPKVLCPEVIEKNREELEMLKQISSQNANVEAYKKAVDACLNFNVENEIGQIDVPALVFAGKYDEIFSVSVQENIHRHINKSIFIVLDDVRHNLLVGINNAKISAMMDDFYKNEINI, from the coding sequence ATGAAATTGAATTATGTCGTTGAAGGAAAAGGCGAACCATTAATATTTCTTCATGGTCTTTCCGATGATTTGAGATATTGGGAAGTCTTAACAAGCACTCTTAGGAAAAAATATCAAGTTATCAGAATAGACTTAAGAGGCCATGGAGAATCTGAGTTAGGTGATGATGAGATTACTATTGATACTTATGCAGATGATTTGAAAAACCTTTTGGATGACCTTAAAATAGATGCTGGAAATTTAATTGGATTTTCATTGGGAGGCGTTGTTGCAATGGATTTTGCAATCAGATATACGAATTATGTATCTTCGATTGTATTGATGTCAACTTTTGCGAAATGCGATGAAAACATTACTACCACTTTAAATCAATTTAAAAGGGAACTTGATAGGGGCTATGATGAGTTCTATGATTTCATGATTCCTAAAGTATTGTGTCCGGAAGTAATTGAAAAAAACAGGGAAGAATTGGAGATGTTGAAACAGATTTCATCACAAAATGCAAATGTGGAGGCATATAAAAAGGCTGTGGATGCATGTTTGAATTTCAATGTAGAAAATGAAATTGGTCAAATTGACGTCCCTGCACTGGTTTTTGCCGGAAAGTATGATGAAATATTTTCTGTAAGTGTACAGGAAAACATTCACAGGCATATCAATAAGTCAATATTCATTGTTTTGGATGATGTAAGACATAATCTTCTTGTTGGTATAAATAATGCAAAAATTTCTGCAATGATGGATGATTTCTATAAAAATGAGATAAATATTTGA